A region of Nostoc sp. 'Peltigera membranacea cyanobiont' N6 DNA encodes the following proteins:
- a CDS encoding MFS transporter — translation MKPQTTTPSPWTYIPTLYFTSGIPYVIINTVSVIFYKKLGIDNAQIALWTSFLYLPWVIKMFWGPIVDIYSTKRKWILYTQFAMFCCLGLIAFSLQLPNFFFISLAALTIGAFISATYDIATDGFYLLALSPEQQAFFVGIRSLSYRLAVIFGSGILVVLAGQLEVSLNNIPLSWTIAIGFSALILAILFISHRLILPLPESDNRQQIQARENIPFWSIISSYFAQDKIISILAFILLYRFGEAMLVKIASLFLLDKPEVGGLGLSTSDVGLVYGTFGVISLICGGILGGLLISKYGLKKCLFPMALALNLPDIFYVYMAYTKPSLTLIYPLVSLEQFGYGFGFTAFSVYLMYICQGEYKTSHFAISTGIMALGMMLPGLVSGYLQKALGYPLFFVLVCLLTIPGMIAIFFIPLKEEPKRQNN, via the coding sequence ATGAAACCTCAAACCACCACCCCTTCGCCCTGGACATACATACCCACCCTATATTTCACCTCCGGCATACCTTACGTCATCATCAACACAGTTTCCGTAATCTTTTACAAAAAACTCGGAATCGATAACGCCCAAATTGCCCTTTGGACAAGTTTTCTCTATCTACCTTGGGTCATCAAAATGTTTTGGGGCCCAATTGTTGATATTTACTCTACCAAACGCAAATGGATACTTTATACCCAATTTGCCATGTTCTGCTGCTTAGGCTTAATAGCCTTCTCTCTACAACTGCCAAATTTCTTTTTCATCTCCCTTGCAGCATTAACAATAGGAGCATTTATTTCTGCAACTTATGACATTGCCACAGATGGCTTCTACCTCCTCGCTTTATCTCCAGAACAACAAGCGTTTTTTGTCGGCATTCGTTCACTTTCTTATAGACTTGCCGTAATCTTTGGCTCTGGGATATTAGTAGTCTTAGCAGGTCAGCTTGAAGTATCTCTCAACAATATTCCTTTAAGCTGGACTATTGCTATTGGCTTCTCAGCTTTAATTTTAGCAATCCTGTTTATTTCTCATCGCCTAATTTTACCTTTACCTGAATCAGATAACCGACAACAAATACAAGCTAGAGAAAATATACCCTTTTGGTCAATCATTAGCTCATATTTTGCTCAGGATAAAATTATCAGTATTTTAGCCTTTATCTTGCTCTACAGATTTGGCGAAGCAATGCTTGTCAAAATAGCCTCTTTATTTTTATTAGACAAACCAGAAGTAGGTGGTTTAGGGCTATCAACATCAGATGTGGGGTTAGTCTACGGGACATTTGGGGTAATCTCCCTGATTTGTGGAGGAATTTTAGGAGGTTTGCTAATCTCTAAATATGGATTAAAAAAATGTCTTTTTCCTATGGCTTTAGCATTAAACTTGCCTGATATATTTTATGTATATATGGCTTACACTAAACCTTCGTTAACATTAATATATCCCTTGGTTTCCTTGGAGCAATTTGGCTATGGTTTTGGATTTACAGCTTTTAGTGTTTATTTAATGTATATTTGCCAAGGCGAATATAAAACTTCTCATTTTGCTATTTCCACTGGCATTATGGCTTTAGGAATGATGTTACCCGGATTAGTTAGCGGTTATCTGCAAAAAGCACTTGGCTATCCATTATTTTTTGTCTTGGTCTGCTTGCTTACTATTCCTGGAATGATTGCTATATTTTTTATACCTTTAAAAGAAGAACCGAAGCGTCAAAATAATTAA
- a CDS encoding N-acetylglucosamine kinase, which yields MSYVLGIDGGGSKTVCVLMDDLYQVLGRGEAGPSNYQSIGREATFQSIQSAIQNAFEAAIIKNTVKIDAICLGLAGVGRAADIELVKDLVKELQNSKLPIVWALQSANIVICNDALIALVGGIGQPVGIVVAAGTGSIVFGRNNQGHTKRVGGWGYILGDEGSAYKIAIAGMNAALKSDDGREISTSLVGGLKHHLDLESIEDLVEVIYGRGWGVKKIAALAPIVDLAAASGDIVANIIIDDAVKELVKATSTVIDAIFNSDSVLEVVTTGSVWRGRCKIHERFAASLIKKFPKVKVIFPRHEPAYGAGLLALQTTQN from the coding sequence ATGAGTTACGTTTTGGGAATAGATGGCGGCGGTAGCAAAACTGTTTGTGTCTTGATGGATGATTTATATCAAGTGCTAGGTCGTGGTGAAGCTGGGCCATCTAATTATCAGAGTATAGGAAGAGAAGCAACTTTCCAATCTATTCAATCTGCAATTCAAAATGCTTTTGAGGCAGCAATAATTAAAAATACTGTGAAGATTGACGCAATATGTTTGGGTTTAGCGGGTGTAGGTCGTGCAGCAGATATTGAATTAGTAAAAGATTTAGTTAAAGAATTACAGAATAGCAAATTGCCTATTGTCTGGGCATTGCAATCAGCGAATATTGTAATTTGTAACGATGCTTTAATTGCTTTAGTTGGTGGAATTGGTCAGCCTGTAGGAATTGTGGTTGCAGCCGGCACTGGTTCGATAGTGTTCGGGCGAAATAATCAAGGACATACTAAGCGAGTCGGCGGCTGGGGTTATATTTTAGGAGATGAAGGTAGCGCCTATAAAATTGCGATCGCAGGCATGAACGCAGCATTAAAATCTGATGATGGACGGGAAATATCAACGAGTTTGGTAGGGGGTTTAAAACACCATCTTGATTTGGAAAGCATAGAAGATTTAGTAGAAGTAATATATGGGCGAGGATGGGGAGTTAAAAAGATTGCGGCTTTAGCACCAATTGTAGATTTGGCAGCAGCATCAGGTGATATAGTAGCGAATATCATAATTGACGATGCTGTAAAAGAGTTGGTGAAAGCTACATCTACAGTAATTGATGCAATTTTTAATTCTGACTCAGTTTTAGAAGTAGTCACAACAGGAAGTGTGTGGCGCGGTAGATGCAAGATCCATGAGAGGTTTGCAGCCTCTCTTATTAAGAAGTTTCCTAAAGT